In Bicyclus anynana chromosome 1, ilBicAnyn1.1, whole genome shotgun sequence, a single window of DNA contains:
- the LOC112055964 gene encoding PRL-1 phosphatase — protein MKQKDIRPAPSLIEYKSMRFLITDRPSDVTIQGYLQELRKHNVCTVVRVCEPSYDTAPLKGEGIEVRDLAYDDGTFPPANVVDDWFEILRDKAANKPEAAVAVHCVAGLGRAPVMVAIALIELGMKYEEAVETIRDQRRGAINSKQLSYLEKYRPKSRLKKNGHKNSCCVQ, from the exons ATGAAGCAGAAGGACATCAGGCCGGCGCCGTCGCTCATCGAGTACAAGAGCATGCGGTTCCTCATCACCGACCGACCATCGGATGTCACCATCCAGGGCTATTTGCAG GAGCTGCGCAAGCACAACGTGTGCACGGTGGTGCGCGTGTGCGAGCCGAGCTACGACACGGCGCCGCTCAAGGGGGAGGGCATCGAGGTGCGCGACCTGGCCTACGACGACGGCACCTTCCCCCCCGCCAACGTCGTCGACGACTGGTTCGAGATACTGCGCGACAA GGCGGCCAACAAGCCCGAGGCGGCGGTGGCGGTGCACTGCGTGGCCGGGCTGGGCCGCGCGCCCGTCATGGTGGCCATCGCGCTCATCGAGCTCGGCATGAAGTACGAGGAGGCCGTCGAGACCATCCGAGA CCAACGTCGAGGCGCCATCAACTCGAAGCAGCTCTCGTACCTGGAGAAGTACCGGCCCAAGTCGCGTCTGAAGAAGAACGGACACAAGAACTCTTGCTGCGTGCAATAG
- the LOC112055963 gene encoding deoxyribodipyrimidine photo-lyase, translating into MKISVVRFLNYNTKMASSAKKLKLSAPTTTAEGKNNNISDFMNQIQKKREGTAESILTFNFNKKRVRIISQEQEVADGCEGIVYWMSRDSRVQDNWAFLFAQKLALKNEVPLHVCFCLIAKYLDASVRQFHFLIKGLEKVAAECKKLNISFHLLEGSGADALPQWIIDHKIGAVVCDFNPLRVPMGWVEGAKKKFKKNIPLIQVDAHNIVPCWVASDKQEYSARTIRNKINSKLDEYLTEFPPVIKHPHTSQFEPEPIDWDEAIESREADKSVGPVTWAAPGYDCAARVVKSFLDVRLKIFATKRNDPTLDALSNLSPWFHFGQISVQRVALCVQQYKKQYTESVNAFLEEAIVRRELADNYCFYCEHYDSIQGASAWAQKTLDIHRKDKRSHIYTLEQLSKAQTHDDLWNSAQIQMVKEGKMHGFLRMYWCKKILEWTPSPEDALKYAIYLNDHYSVDGRDPNGYVGCMWSICGVHDQGWAERAVFGKVRYMNYDGCKRKFSVPAFVARYGGKAHKYAAQ; encoded by the exons ATGAAGATTAGTGTTGTAAGATTTTTAAACTATAATACGAAGATGGCTTCATCAGCGAAAAAGCTCAAACTGTCTGCGCCAACGACCACTGCCGAAGgcaaaaacaataatatcaGTGATTTCATGAACCAAATACAAAAGAAGCGGGAAGGGACCGCTGAATCGAtcttaacatttaattttaacaaaaaacgtGTGCGCATAATATCACAGGAGCAGGAGGTTGCGGACGGCTGTGAAG gTATAGTGTATTGGATGTCAAGAGACAGCAGGGTGCAAGACAACTGGGCTTTTCTGTTTGCACAGAAGTTGGCACTGAAGAATGAAGTGCCGCTCCATGTTTGCTTCTGCTTAATAGCCAAATATTTAGATGCCTCTGTTAGACAAttccattttttaattaaag GTCTAGAAAAAGTAGCAGCGGAATGCAAAAAGTTAAACATATCCTTCCACCTGCTGGAAGGGAGTGGAGCAGACGCGTTGCCGCAGTGGATCATAGACCACAAGATAGGCGCCGTGGTGTGCGACTTCAACCCCCTCAGGGTTCCCATGGGGTGGGTGGAAGGGGCCAAgaagaaatttaaaaagaatataccATTAATACAG GTAGACGCACACAACATAGTGCCGTGCTGGGTGGCGTCCGACAAGCAGGAGTACTCGGCGCGCACCATCCGGAACAAGATCAACTCCAAGTTGGACGAGTATCTCACCGAGTTCCCTCCCGTCATCAAACATCCTCACACCAGTCAGTTTGAGCCAGAG CCCATAGATTGGGACGAGGCTATAGAATCCCGCGAGGCGGACAAGTCGGTGGGGCCGGTCACGTGGGCGGCGCCGGGCTACGACTGCGCCGCGCGGGTGGTGAAGAGCTTCCTCGACGTGCGCCTTAAGATATTCGCCACCAAGCGGAACGACCCCACGCTAGACGCACTGAGTAACCTCTCGCCGTGGTTCCATTttg GTCAAATATCAGTCCAGCGGGTGGCGCTATGCGTGCAGCAGTACAAGAAGCAGTACACGGAGAGCGTGAACGCGTTCCTCGAGGAGGCCATCGTGCGGCGCGAGCTGGCCGACAACTACTGCTTCTACTGCGAGCACTACGACAGCATCCAGGGGGCCAGCGCCTGGGCGCAGAAGACGCTCGACATCCACAG AAAAGACAAAAGATCACACATATACACCCTGGAGCAGTTATCCAAAGCGCAGACACACGACGACCTGTGGAACTCTGCGCAGATACAGATGGTGAAGGAGGGCAAGATGCACGGCTTCCTGCGGATGTACTGGTGCAAGAAGATCCTGGAGTGGACGCCCAGCCCGGAGGACGCGCTGAAGTATGCCATCTATCTGAACGATCACTATAGTGTTGATGGGAGGGACCCTAATGGATATGTTG GTTGCATGTGGTCGATCTGCGGCGTGCACGACCAGGGCTGGGCGGAGCGCGCCGTGTTCGGCAAGGTGCGCTACATGAACTACGACGGCTGCAAGCGCAAGTTCAGCGTGCCCGCCTTCGTGGCGCGCTACGGCGGCAAGGCGCACAAGTACGCGGCACAGTGA